The genomic stretch GACGGTTCCGCGGTGCCAACGCCGGCATGAGCTACCGTTGGCAGGACAAGCAAGTCGTCGGCTACAAGCTCAACGCGACTCTCGACGGCTACGATATCGACGACCCCTACCTCGGCCCCATCGAGGATTCGGTCGACTTCTGGGTCGGTTACGAACGCAACATCACCGAAAAGATCCGCTGGCGTGCACAGCTGAACATCAGGAACGCCTTCGCCACGAAGAAGCTCATCCCGATCACCGTGCAGCCCGACGGCTCGCCGGGTGCATTCCGCATCCCCGAGCCCACGGTCTGGACCCTCTCCAACACGTTCTCGTTCTGAGAAGACGAGCGCGGCAGTGATCTCAGCCCGGTGGCCAGCGCCACCGGGCTTTTCCGTCTCGGCGAGGGACCGATCGCCGGAGATCCGGCTTCCGCGGCGAGGCTGCGCTTCGCTTACCGTCGCGAACCACCTCCAGGTCGCTTCACGCGCTCGACCGTCCGTCTCGTCTCAGAGCCCGTCCAAAAACTCGCGAGGCGTGTCGTTTGCCGAGAAAGGGGCCAGCCGCAAGGCGCGTCCGGCACGGGGTATCCCCGGTGGGGCTATCCCTGCCGGACGCAACGCCGCGGATGGCCCCTTTCCCGGCAAACCCTCCGGGCGGCGAGCGCTCCGAGCCACGGGCGGCGTTGTGTCCGAGGGCCAAGGCCCTCCGGGCATTGGCGCCTCGAACACGCCTTGCCCGATGGCTCGGATCGCTCGCCGCGACAGGCCTCGGGAGTTTTTGGACGGGCTCTTACAGCCGGTCTCTCGCGTCCGGTGGCAACAGCGATCGCGCCAAGGCACTCGTTTCCGGCTGCTCGAATTCCAAGCGCGATCGCTTCATCAGCGTAAGCAATTGAAAGAGCGATTGGGGCGAAAGTCCACGCAGCCGCTCCTCGCTCGCATCGCGCACACAGCGCTCGAGCTGCGCCGTCGCTTCCGCAGTCTCACGGGCCGCCGCCAGCACGATCGCCAGACTCACCCGTCGATCCCACGGCAGGCCGCGTCGGTCCCCGCCGGCCTCGAGCAGCGGCATGAGCCGCGCCACCGTCTCGGCGAAGGCCGTGCCCTCGCGCCGAGCCGCATCCACTTTCGCCGTGGCCGCCAACGCACCGATATGCGCCGGATAACGCCGCAATTGCGCACGCGCCGACGCCGCCAGATCCAGCCGACCGGTCTCGATGAAATACTCCGCGAGCCGACTCATCGCCGACGGCGCGTCTTGCTCGTCGCCCACCGCGAAAACCTCGACTCGCTCAGCCTCGAAACCCGGAATCGGCGGCATCGGATAGGCGCGCGGCCAGAGCCAACCCGGCTGCTCCCATCGGTGAATCGCGGCCACGAAACTGCTCGCCGCAGCAGCGGCCTCGCCGGAGCCCGCGCGCCCCAAACCCGCGTAACGATCCAGAAAGTCGTCCCACGCCGGGATCACCAGATGCGTGATGCCTCGCTGCTCCAACAGATGCAGTGCTTCCTCGGGCGAAGTCGCACTCGCGATGCGAGCCGCTGCCGTGAGTCCATCACGGTTTTCCCACGCGAAGGTGCCGAGCCCCCGCAGCCCTGCGTAGTAGTGCAAAGCTCCCGTGATCTCCGGAGGCGCCCAGACCGTCAGCGGACTCCCGCCCGCCTCGTGCGCAAGTCGATGCGCCAAGTCGCGACCGATGAGACCCACGAGCTCGCTCTCGGTCAGCGTCTTCACCGCCGCTTCCGCGCGAGGCTGCCGCAGCGCTCCGATGCCCGGAATCGCCAGCAAGAGACCTGCCCACAGCCAGCCTGCACCAGCGGTCGCGGGCACCGTCAGCAGCAAGATCGGAACGACAGCCACCTGCGCGAAGCTCCACCACACCGGTTGCCACGACGCCAAAGCGACGAGCGCCATCGCCGGACAGCCGAAGAGCACCACGGGAGCCCTCTCTTTACGACGCCACGCCCAAACACCCAACGACACCGCTGCGAACATCGGCAGCACAGTCGCCGCCAGCGGCACACTCGGTCCCTCACGCGTGAGCCAAGCCCAAAGATGGTCCGCACCGAGATTGTGCGATACACTCAGCCTCCCCACGTCGGGGCGCATCTGCCACGGCCACCGCGAATCGCCGATCGCCCACGCCACCGGCAAGGCAAACACCGCCGCCGCCGCGAGCCCCAGCAGCAGTCGGCCATTCCTCCCCGTCGCCGTCCCGCCTGCCGTCAGATGCGCCATCAACTCCCCCGCTCCCAGCCAGCAAACCGCATGGAGCGGGTGATTGGTCTCCAGAAGCAGACCGGAATGTCCCGGCGCGTACTCCAACACCCAGCCCGAAATCGCGACCCCTGCACCCGCCGCTCCCCAGACTCTCCAGCCTGTGGCGGCGAGCGTGGTTTCTGCGTCCTTCCCGCGCACGAGCCCGCGCAACGTCGCCCCACCGAGCAGCAAGCCGAAGATCCACACGACTTGCGCAGGCGCATCGAGCCACGACGCCAGCCCACCGCACGCTCCTGCAAAAGCCATTCGCCCGATCCCGCCGGAGCGACTCTTCCACGCCGCCGCGAGTGCGAGGAAACCAAGCAGGTTCGCGCCGACGAACCAGCCGTCGGTATCCGGCGCGCCCGCCACGAAGTTGCCTGCCAACGGATACCAAAGCACGCCCGCCAAAACGACCAACACGGCAGCGCCTACACCCCACGCGGTCCACGAGATCCAAACCGCCGCGATCACGACCAAGAGATGGACGAGCGGATCGGCATACAATGCCGCACGCTCCACCGCGGACCCGAGCGGCTCGCCGGTGAGCGTATGATCCGCCGTCGCCAGCGCCCCGAGCCACCACGCGTAAGGCGACGGCAGATGCGACTCCCGTCCATGGGGAGCATTCTCGAACTCGAACCATCGCACCCGCCAGCTTCCCTCGGCCAGCATGTGCTGCGTTTGCGCGATCCACAGAAAACTCCGGTAATGGTGCTCCGGCAGGATCAGCCGACGACGACCGTTCTCGTACCCCGTCGGCGAGGCCGGGTCGGTCGCAGGCGAGCCTACCGACCACTCCGGGACTGCCGTCACCTCCGCGATGCGCTGGATCCGCGCCCGCTGATTCAGCGCCGACCACGCCACTGCTGCCGCCAGCAACAACCAAAACACAGTCACGGCTCGTGCCGGGGTAGTCGGAGGCCACATACGGAGAAGGCCGATGCAACCCCGCCCCATCCTCCCTGGCAAGCCCGCGGCTTCACGGCGGAATCGCACACACGCCGACCCGCCCCAAGACCTCATCGCGTCTCTCCGGCACACCGTCCCCTCCCGGTCACTTGACAGGTCGAGCCGCGCGCCGAAACGTCCTTCCCTGACCCCGACCATGTGCACCGCCCGCCCCGTTCTTAGCGTGCTTCCTCTTCTGGGCGTTTGGCTCTCGTCCGCAGTCGCGGTCTCCCTCGAATCGGTACCACTCGCCGCCCCGACCGCTTCCACCGGCTCCACCTTGTTCACCCGCGTGCCAGCCGAACAATCCGGCTTGGTCACGGAAAACAAGTACGACGATCCGCGCATGTGGACGGACCTCTTCCACGAGTTCCAAGTCGGTGCCATCGGCACCGGCGTCGCCATCGCCGACTACGACGGCGATGGCCGGCCCGACGTGTTCGTCGTGAGCAAGACCGAGTCTTGCCGTCTCTTTCGCAACCTCGGCGACTGGAGGTTCGAAGACGTGACCGCCCGCGCCGGCGTCGCCGACCGCGGCGACGCCGCGAAGATCTGGAAACAAGGAGCAACCTTCGCCGACATCGACAACGACGGCCGGCTCGACCTCTACGTCTGCCGCTTCGGCGTGCCCAACCTTCTCTACGTCAATCAAGGCGACGGTACCTTTCGCGAAGAAGCCGCCGCCCGCGGGCTCGCGCTCGTCGACGCCAGCGGCATGGCCGCGTTCTGCGACTACGACCGCGACGGTTGGCTCGACGTCTTCATCCAGACCAACCTCCTCGACGCGGCCGCGCAACCAGACGGCCGGCCCGACCGCCTCTACCGAAACAACCGCGACGGCACGTTCACCGACGTCACGTCCGCCGCCGGCATCGCCGTCGGCGGCCCGACACAGGTCCATTCTGCGACTTGGTGGGATTTCGACGACGACGGATGGCCCGATCTCTACGTCGCCAACGACTTCGCCAAGCCCGACCACCTCTGGCGCAACAACCGCGACGGCACGTTCACCGACATCGCACACCGCGCACTTCCCCACACCCCCTACTCTTCCATGGGTGCCGATCTCGGAGACATCGACAACGACGGTCGCGTCGACTTCCTCGTCGCCGACATGGCCGCGACGACGCACGAAAAAGATCAGCGCGGCATGGCCGTCACCCGCGCTCGGACCATCCGCGACCCGGTCGACTCCGCCGCCGCCGGCGCACCTCAACTGCCGCGCAACACCCTCTTCCTCGCCACCGGTACCGACCGCCTACAAGAGGCCGCCCACCTCACCGGTCTCGACGCCACCGACTGGACGTGGGCCGTGCGATTCGAAGACTTCGACAACGACGGCCGCCTCGACGCGTTCTTCACCAACGGTATGTTTCGCGAGCTGCACAACACCGACCTGCTCACGCGCATGATGCAGTCGGAAAACGCCCGCGCGCGCGTCGCCCTCATGCAGAACAGCCCCGTGCTCGCCGAGCCCAACCTCGCCTTCCGCAACCTCGGCGACCTCCGCTTCGAGTCCGTCGGTCCCGCCTGGGGCCTCGACCTTCTCGGCGTGAGCTTCGGCGCAGCCACCGGAGACCTCGACGGAGACGGAGACCTCGACCTCGTCGTCTCCAACTACCGAGACGGCATCACCGTCTACCGCAACGACAGCACGGACGGCGCGCGCGTGATCATCGCGTTGCAGGGAACCGTATCCAACCGCTTCGGCGTCGGCGCGACCGTTCGCGTCGATTCCGACGCGGGCCTCCAAACCCGTCACCTCGTCCTCGCCCGCGGCTCGTTGTCCACCTCCGAACCCACGCTGCACTTCGGTCTCGGAAACGCCTCCGTCGTGCCACGCCTCACCGTGCGCTGGCCGAGCGGAGCGGAGCAAACCTTCCGCGATCTGCCCGCCGGTCACCGCTACACCATCGTCGAACCCAGCACCACGGCGACGGTGTCGCTCCCGCCGGTGCCGCCCACGCGCTTCATCGAGTCCCCTGCCTCCGCCGGCTTCCGCGTGATCTCGCGAGAGGAATTCGTGGACGAAAACGCCGTCCAGCCGCTGCTCCCGTGGCGTTTCGACCAACGCGGTCCGCTCCTCGCAGTGGGAGATGTCGACAGCGACGGCTTCATCGATGTCGTCCTACCGGGCACCGCGCTCGAGCCGATGCGCCTGCTTCACGGAAGACCGGGCGGCTTCGGTGCACCCGTATCGCTGGGTCGTCCGCTCTCGCCCGCCAACGGCGGACCCGTGCTCGTCTTCGACGCCGACGGCGACGGTCTGCTCGACCTCCTCGCGACGCGCGGCGGTGGCGTACTGCCCGCCGGCTCACCACCCTATCAACCGGCACTGCTGCTCAACGACGGTGCCGGTGGTTTCCGTCCGGCCGCCCCCCGTGCGCTGCCCACTTGGCGCCACACCACCGGCGCCATCGCCGCCGCCGACTGGGATCGCGACGGCGACCTCGACGTCTTCATCGGCGGACGCCTGTTGCCGGGCGATTACCCGATGCCCGCTCCCGGCGCACTCTGGCGCAACGACGGTGGAAACTTCACCGACGTCACGACCGCGCTCGCCGCACCCCTGCGCGAAATCGGTCTCGTCACCGCCGCGCTCTGGAGCGACGCCGACGCCGACGGCTGGCCCGACCTCCTCGTCGCGCTCGAGTGGGGCGAAGTTCGCTTCCTACGCAACGAACAGGGCCGCGGCTTCTCCGAAGAAACCGCAAAGGCCGGCTTCGCCTCTGCCGGCACCGGTTGGTGGCAATCGCTCGCCACCGCCGACTTCAACGGCGACGGACTCCCCGACTTCGCCGTCGGCAACCTCGGCCTCAACACACCCTACCAGCCCTCCGCCGAAAGTCCCTCCGTCCTCTACTACGGCGACTTCAAGGGAGACGACACCTGGCAGATCTTGGACGCGTTCCACGAAGACGGCCGGCTCCTCCCACGCCGCAGTCGCCGAGAACTCGGTGCCCACATACCCGCCATCCTACGCAGGTTCCCGCGCGACGACGCCTTCGCGCGTGCCACACTCGACGAACTCGTCGGTGCAGACCGACTCGCTCGTGCTCGGAAATTCGTCGTCACCGAAGCGCGCAGTGGCGTCTTCCTCAGCGCCCCGGATCGCACCTGGCGTTTCCAGCCGTTACCGCGGATCGCTCAAATCGCTCCCATCAACGCCCTCGCAGCAGCGGATGTCGACGGAGACGGACACCAAGATCTCGTCGCCGCGCAAAACTCCCATTCCCCGATCCCACAGACCGGCCGCTTCGAGGGCGGCGTCGGCCGGATTCTGCGCGGCGACGGCCAAGGTGGCTTCACCGCAGAACCACCCGCGCGCAGCGGTTTCGTCGTGCCGGGCGACACTCGCGCGGTTGTAATCGCCGATCTCGACGCCGACGGCCGGCCCGACCTCCTCGTCGCGCGCAACCGCGCTCCGACGATCGCCTTCATCAACCGAGGCACTACCTCCGACTCCGATCCCCGATGACTCACACGCCCAGAAGCCTCTTCGTCGCTCTCCTCGCGTCGTCCGCTCTGTTCTTCGCCGCCGGATGCTCGCCCTCGCCCAAGGTGCCCGCCTCCTCCTCCGCCGCCTCCCGCCCCGCCGCGCACGCGAAGACCGACTACACCTCCTTCCTCCGCGCTCAGCCCATCGGCGCGCCCATCAGCCAGCCGCCGTGGATCGCCCACGTCAAAGCCTTCGACCTCGACGCCGACGGTCTCCTCGACGTCCTCGCCGCCGAGTGTCAGGAAAACAAGATCGTCTGGATCCGCCAGACCTCACCCGGACAGTTCGAGGAGATCACCCTCGCCGAAAACCTCGAAGCGCCCGTCCGCGTCGAAGTCGCCGACATGAACGGCGACGGCCACCCCGACCTCCTCGTCGCCGTCATGGGCTACGTCTTCCCCAACAACGACAAGATCGGCTCCGTCGTCATCCTCGAAAACGACGGCCGACAGAAGTTCACGCCCCACCGCATCCTCGAGCGCACGTCCCGCGTCACCGACATCCGCGCCGCCGACTTCGACGGCGACGGCCGCATGGACCTCGCCCTCGCCCAGTTCGGCTACGACCAAGGCGAGATCCGCTGGCTCCAACGCACCGGCCCATGGCAGTTCAAGGAACACGTCCTCCTCGACCTCTCCGGCGCCATCAACGTCTGCATCGACGACTACACCGGCGACGGTCGCCCCGACATCGTCGCCCTGATCTCCCAACAGTGGGAGGAGATCTACCTCTTCGAAAACAAGGGCAACGGCGTCTTCGCCCGCAAACGCATCTGGGGCTCCACCAACGAAGACTACGGGAGCAGCGGCATCTCCTCCGCCGACCTCGATCGCGACGGCCGCCCCGACATCCTCTACACCAACGGCGACGGCTTCGGACCTGCCGCACTCCCCGGACCGCGTCCCTGGCACGGCGTCCAATGGCTCCAAAACAAAGGCGGAGGCAACTTCACCCATCGCCGCATCGGCGACCTCCCCGGAGCCTACAGCCCCGTCGCCGCCGATCTCGACGGCGACGGCCACCTCGACGTCGTCGCCGTCAGCGCCTACTCCGACTGGGATCGCAAAGATCCTCACGTCGTCTCACTCATGTGGTACCGCAACGACGGTCGCATGAACTTCACCCCGCGAGTCCTCGCCTACACGCCCAAAGATCAAATCACCCTGGACGTCGGCGACTTTCTCGGCCGAGGCCGACCTTCGCTCGTCTCCGGCGGCTTCTACATCTTCGCCCCCCACGTCAACATGGGCCGCGTGACGCTCTGGAACCACGCCTCCGACTCGCCGACGCCGTGAAGCAACCGCCCTCCACCCGCACCTCGCGCCTCCGTCGCGTCCTCGCGCTCGTCGTCGTCCTTCTCGCAGTCGTCGGCACGGCCTCCTTGTATCTGTACTCCGGATACAAACGCACCGCCGCTCTCGCCGCCGCCGTCCCCGAACGCCCCCCCCTCGACTCACGCCCTCCGGGCCTGCACGAACTGATCGCATCGACCGAAGAAAAGGTCCGCTCCGGCCCCGACCCCGTCGCTGCCCTCGAGCACCTCGCCCTCGTCTACCACGCCAACGGCTTCCTCGCCGAAGCCGCTCACTGTTACGAAGCCCTCCACGCCCTCGGTGCACCCGGTGCCCGTTGGCCCTATCGCCACGCCTTCATCCTCGCCGGCTTCGGCGAGTCCACTCGCGCCGCCGAACTCTTCCGCCTCGCCGCCCGCCGGGAGCCCTCCTACCTCCCGGCCCGCGTCAAACTCGGCGACATCCTCCTCAAGAGCGGCGACGTCGACGCCGCCGCACGCGTCTACGCCGCCATCCTCGCCGACAAACCCGACGAACCCTACGCCCTCTTCGGCCAGGCCCGCTGCGAGATCGAGCGCGACGACTGGTCCCGCGCTCGCCATACGCTCGAACGCCTCGTCGCCGTCACCAACTACGCGCTCGGCTACGACTTGATCGTCAGCGCCTACGAGCGCCTCGGCATGCACGAACGCGCCACCGCTCTCCGCGGCGAGCACCGCGCTTGGGGTTCCTTTCGCGACATCCCCGATCCCTGGATGGAAGAACTCCTCCTCGTCTCGTTCGACGCCTACCAACTCTCCCTCGCCGCCGGCGCCGCCCAAGGCCGCGGCGATCTCGTCACCGCCCGCAGGCGCCTCGAGCGCGCCATCGCCTGTTCCCCTGAATCCGCCCAGCTGCACTACCAACTCGGAGTGATGCTCGTCTCCGCCAAGGAATACACGAAAGCCCGCGAAGCCCTTGAAAACTGCACCCGCCTCGCCCCCGACTTCCCCGACGGCTGGTCACACCTCA from Opitutales bacterium ASA1 encodes the following:
- a CDS encoding VCBS repeat-containing protein, whose protein sequence is MCTARPVLSVLPLLGVWLSSAVAVSLESVPLAAPTASTGSTLFTRVPAEQSGLVTENKYDDPRMWTDLFHEFQVGAIGTGVAIADYDGDGRPDVFVVSKTESCRLFRNLGDWRFEDVTARAGVADRGDAAKIWKQGATFADIDNDGRLDLYVCRFGVPNLLYVNQGDGTFREEAAARGLALVDASGMAAFCDYDRDGWLDVFIQTNLLDAAAQPDGRPDRLYRNNRDGTFTDVTSAAGIAVGGPTQVHSATWWDFDDDGWPDLYVANDFAKPDHLWRNNRDGTFTDIAHRALPHTPYSSMGADLGDIDNDGRVDFLVADMAATTHEKDQRGMAVTRARTIRDPVDSAAAGAPQLPRNTLFLATGTDRLQEAAHLTGLDATDWTWAVRFEDFDNDGRLDAFFTNGMFRELHNTDLLTRMMQSENARARVALMQNSPVLAEPNLAFRNLGDLRFESVGPAWGLDLLGVSFGAATGDLDGDGDLDLVVSNYRDGITVYRNDSTDGARVIIALQGTVSNRFGVGATVRVDSDAGLQTRHLVLARGSLSTSEPTLHFGLGNASVVPRLTVRWPSGAEQTFRDLPAGHRYTIVEPSTTATVSLPPVPPTRFIESPASAGFRVISREEFVDENAVQPLLPWRFDQRGPLLAVGDVDSDGFIDVVLPGTALEPMRLLHGRPGGFGAPVSLGRPLSPANGGPVLVFDADGDGLLDLLATRGGGVLPAGSPPYQPALLLNDGAGGFRPAAPRALPTWRHTTGAIAAADWDRDGDLDVFIGGRLLPGDYPMPAPGALWRNDGGNFTDVTTALAAPLREIGLVTAALWSDADADGWPDLLVALEWGEVRFLRNEQGRGFSEETAKAGFASAGTGWWQSLATADFNGDGLPDFAVGNLGLNTPYQPSAESPSVLYYGDFKGDDTWQILDAFHEDGRLLPRRSRRELGAHIPAILRRFPRDDAFARATLDELVGADRLARARKFVVTEARSGVFLSAPDRTWRFQPLPRIAQIAPINALAAADVDGDGHQDLVAAQNSHSPIPQTGRFEGGVGRILRGDGQGGFTAEPPARSGFVVPGDTRAVVIADLDADGRPDLLVARNRAPTIAFINRGTTSDSDPR